In the genome of Paenibacillus sp. FSL R5-0766, one region contains:
- a CDS encoding GNAT family N-acetyltransferase: protein MSTGTINIRKAEMRDYSGVSLLMDDLHQMHVEARPDLYRALETRMEEKEFTELLETDKRYLYVAESSETGLILGYGSAQLSVIQDNSLMVDRKMLYIHELVVDTKHRGQGTGKQLLQAFIELGRELQADSVELSVSTFNSGAQAFYEQMGLVVRSSRMEYIL from the coding sequence ATGAGTACAGGTACGATTAACATCCGAAAGGCAGAAATGAGGGACTACTCTGGCGTGTCATTGTTGATGGATGACCTGCACCAGATGCATGTCGAGGCGCGGCCGGACCTATACAGAGCGTTAGAGACCAGAATGGAGGAAAAGGAGTTCACCGAACTGCTGGAAACGGACAAGCGTTACCTGTATGTTGCCGAGTCTTCCGAAACGGGGTTGATTCTGGGTTACGGGAGTGCACAGTTAAGTGTTATTCAAGATAACTCATTGATGGTGGATCGCAAGATGTTGTACATCCATGAACTTGTAGTGGATACCAAACATCGGGGCCAAGGAACAGGTAAACAGTTACTACAAGCATTCATCGAGCTAGGGAGAGAGCTTCAGGCAGATAGCGTGGAATTGTCCGTGTCAACGTTTAACTCTGGGGCACAGGCTTTCTATGAACAGATGGGTCTGGTTGTTCGTAGTAGCAGGATGGAGTATATCTTGTAA
- a CDS encoding ABC transporter ATP-binding protein, which yields MKNNRLLWGIKYIWIHNKQLLITSVLFSVLLGIEPYFTLLVTKELLNEISNFIGNGTTSYSIIILLLCAQILLQIYTSYMNYLQEYYEKKNLALLEHCLKLGLFEKTSTIPLLVYDDPEFHNQFSRINSNIATRFWTPIKNIVSMFRTIISLTSYFLILLSIHWILVLICLAATVPLCIIFTRLEKGKYQFNYTNTLLNREIGFLSFILTDRQNIKELRIFSLNNYFKLLWSRKFKEHAQKTLQLEMKQNKIKVALEGINSIFYVICSLLILFLMKNTRSSILIGDFVVINQALMSTQSSLRQLSYSYSQIRGNILYLDEFYSFMNDHFLKIDQSLDELYEKGKGDLSDEHIAFRDVSFKYPSGTKDALHGISFSVNKGEKIAILGENGSGKSTLLKCLVGLYMEYSGEIRIQGISSRKYEENQLRNKFSVVFQDFIKYPYSIKENITYGNIEDADNNEKMIESSKKAGFHNIVSRLADGYDTPLSNFLNPGVDISGGQWQKLAISRALFKDSEIMVFDEPTSSLDPTSEIGIYNQLFSHTEDKTIIFVSHRIAAARFADKIIMMKEGKVAEQGSHDELITLKGEYYKLFDMQSRWLVSKNDFGKVGV from the coding sequence ATGAAAAATAATCGTCTATTGTGGGGGATTAAGTACATATGGATACATAATAAACAATTATTGATAACTTCTGTATTGTTCAGTGTACTCTTAGGAATTGAGCCTTACTTCACATTGTTGGTTACAAAAGAACTGTTGAATGAGATATCTAATTTTATAGGTAATGGTACTACAAGCTATTCAATTATCATTTTGTTATTATGCGCTCAAATCCTCTTACAGATTTATACTTCTTATATGAACTATCTTCAAGAATATTATGAGAAGAAGAACCTTGCTCTACTTGAACACTGTTTGAAACTTGGATTGTTTGAAAAAACTAGTACTATTCCCTTACTTGTTTACGATGATCCTGAATTTCATAATCAATTCAGTCGAATAAACAGCAATATTGCAACGAGATTTTGGACGCCCATAAAAAATATTGTTAGTATGTTCAGAACCATTATTAGCTTAACGTCTTATTTCCTAATATTACTTTCAATACATTGGATACTAGTACTAATCTGTTTGGCAGCTACAGTACCCTTATGTATTATTTTCACTCGCCTTGAAAAGGGGAAGTACCAATTCAATTATACAAATACTTTGTTGAATAGAGAAATTGGGTTTCTTTCTTTTATTCTTACAGATCGACAAAATATAAAGGAATTAAGGATTTTTTCTTTGAATAATTATTTTAAATTATTATGGAGCCGAAAATTCAAAGAACATGCACAAAAAACACTACAGCTTGAAATGAAACAAAACAAGATAAAAGTGGCTCTAGAAGGTATCAATTCAATTTTTTACGTAATATGTTCGCTTTTAATTCTATTTCTAATGAAGAATACACGCAGTTCTATATTAATTGGTGATTTTGTAGTTATTAATCAAGCATTGATGAGCACTCAAAGTTCGTTGAGACAGTTATCATATTCATACTCTCAGATTAGAGGGAATATTTTATATTTAGATGAGTTCTATAGTTTTATGAATGACCACTTTCTCAAGATAGATCAAAGTTTGGATGAATTATATGAGAAGGGGAAAGGGGACTTAAGTGATGAGCACATAGCTTTTCGTGACGTTTCTTTTAAATACCCAAGCGGAACGAAGGACGCCCTGCATGGAATAAGTTTTTCTGTTAATAAAGGTGAGAAGATAGCGATTCTTGGAGAAAATGGATCTGGAAAAAGTACGTTGCTTAAATGCTTAGTAGGGCTTTATATGGAGTATAGTGGTGAAATTAGAATTCAAGGAATAAGTAGCCGGAAATACGAAGAAAATCAGCTTCGAAATAAATTTTCGGTGGTTTTCCAGGATTTTATTAAATACCCCTACTCCATTAAAGAGAATATTACTTATGGAAACATAGAAGATGCAGATAACAACGAAAAAATGATAGAATCTAGCAAAAAAGCAGGCTTTCATAATATAGTATCGCGACTTGCTGATGGTTATGATACACCATTAAGTAATTTCTTGAATCCAGGAGTAGATATCTCTGGAGGGCAATGGCAAAAGCTGGCTATATCTAGAGCGTTATTCAAAGATTCTGAGATCATGGTGTTTGACGAGCCTACATCATCCTTAGATCCAACATCAGAAATTGGAATTTATAATCAATTATTCAGTCATACTGAAGATAAGACAATTATTTTTGTTTCTCATCGAATAGCTGCTGCAAGATTTGCTGACAAAATAATAATGATGAAAGAAGGTAAGGTTGCTGAACAAGGAAGTCATGATGAGTTAATCACTTTAAAAGGTGAGTACTATAAATTATTTGATATGCAGTCTAGATGGCTGGTCAGCAAGAATGATTTTGGAAAAGTAGGTGTTTGA
- a CDS encoding metal-sensitive transcriptional regulator — protein sequence MDHQSHPEEPLQSSKSDSTEALATVQEAATCHAEGSDGKHVRKSHHSQEMKGNLVSRLNRVEGQIRGIKGLIEKDTYCDDVLTQIAAAQSALNSVGKLLLEGHMKSCIVERIQAGEHEVVDELLVTMRKLMK from the coding sequence ATGGATCATCAGAGCCATCCCGAGGAACCTTTGCAATCCTCCAAGTCAGATTCAACGGAAGCTTTGGCTACAGTCCAAGAAGCGGCAACCTGTCATGCCGAGGGCAGTGATGGGAAGCATGTGCGCAAGAGTCACCATTCGCAGGAGATGAAGGGTAACCTGGTCTCTCGTTTGAACCGTGTGGAAGGTCAGATTCGCGGGATCAAAGGATTGATCGAAAAGGATACGTACTGTGATGATGTGCTGACGCAGATTGCGGCGGCTCAGTCTGCTCTTAATTCGGTAGGCAAGCTTCTGCTTGAAGGTCATATGAAGAGTTGTATCGTTGAGCGTATTCAGGCTGGTGAACATGAGGTTGTGGATGAACTGCTGGTTACGATGCGGAAGTTAATGAAGTAA
- a CDS encoding copper ion binding protein: MSNVTLNVTGMSCNHCVKSVEEAVKNTGASGKVDLAAGTVAVEYDEQKVNVDQIKAAIEDQGYDVV; encoded by the coding sequence ATGTCTAATGTTACGTTGAACGTTACTGGAATGTCCTGCAATCACTGCGTGAAATCAGTTGAAGAAGCTGTGAAGAATACCGGTGCGAGTGGTAAGGTTGATCTGGCAGCGGGAACAGTAGCGGTGGAATATGATGAGCAGAAAGTGAACGTGGATCAGATCAAAGCTGCCATTGAAGATCAGGGATACGATGTAGTCTAA